aatttcattttacttttaattttatttatataaatagttgttgaaaaaattgtcattaatatttttaatttttctaagtgacaaataaattttgttgaataaaatacattttttaaaaaacattaattgtgTTTTTTCATTGGTGACCCCGACGTTTTTCATTTCAACATGTCGTTATCTGAAGAAGAATTTGTATCACCACCAACGTCTCCTTCACTTGAGATTTCACGTGTTTCGGTAAAAATTCCACCATTTTGGAAGACTAATCCAAAATTGTGGTTTAGTCAAATAGAAAGTCATTTTTTTAATTCCGGTATTTCTCAAGATGCCACGAAATACCATGCACTAGTTGGGTCCGTTGAAAGTGATATCCTTAACGCAGTAAGCCACATAATTGAAAATCCTccaactcaaaatatgtatggTACTCTCAAGTCCGCCTTACTTAATGAATTTCAAGATTCCGAGGAAAAGCGGCTGCAGAAATTGttagaaaatattcaattgGGTGATAAACGTCCCTCTACACTATTGCGTGAAATGCGGCAACTATTATCAGGTAAGATGTCAGACGATATGCTGAAATCTTTATGGTTTCAACGTTTGCCAGCAACTTTAAAAGCGGTGTTATCAATAAGTTCGGATAGTTTAGATAAACTGGCGTTCATGGCTGACAAAATAAACGATCAGCTAGATTCTTCCTCGCTTTGTCAAGTTAGTACGCCTATCCAAACTCCATTTGAACAATTAGAAAAGCAAATAAGTGAACTTATTCAACGTATTGATGGAATAAATACTTCTCCTGTATCCcatggaagaaaaaaaaacattaattgtgttttttcacatacatatatagtagcTGGAGGAAAGGATCCAAAGAATAGTGTGTACTCGTGACCCTAGATGTCAAAAATGCATTTAACACGGCTAACTGGGAGAATATCGTCTGTGCTCTTGTACGAATAAATGTTCCAGTTTATCTTGTGGCAATAATAAAGGACTATTTCAGACAAagagtttttatatatgaaaCCGACAAGGGAATGAAGGACTATAATGTCACAGGCGGAATACCACAAGGATCGGTGCTTGGACCATTACAtacgattttaacaaaatttggggatttacatccatttttgggaattttacatttttagacattaacggtattcacaatgtagagtacttggcttAGTAATAAAACAgaagagctatttattgacaaacatttcaatttctaatctatttggttttatattttgtttaaataatcatattttatttctttcatttcttcAGAATTTGATGAAAACCACAAAAATGTTAGATTTTTCGTTTCCAGGACACtactttgataataaaaaaattaaaaaaggatttcATCAAAAGTGCAcagatattaaattgttttaaattcttgctaAACACAGAAAGGTAAATCATTCTCTAGGAGCCAATTTTTGGCTtcgtatttaaatgtaaattacaCTGTgcgaaagtgaaaaaaatgtcaaaaaatttcagaaacatcctcaaattcagaatttattgtaataaaaaagttttcaatgatgttcgtcaacttatcgtcgACCTGTAacttaagctggccacacacggttgatttgtgattatgatttgttcgtgttcgacatcttgttacttgttaatggggATGTGCGCGAtaaaaatcacaagtaattgaaaattttcaatcacaaatcaggcgaacaaatcattccgtgtgtggccagctttagtcagtttttgtccgactttatatttttcaacgggtttggaaagaaaaatgATTACGTTTTAAAATACAGTGCatcttttgatacatttgtaagttataagtattgtttttgttaagaatatctaaaaaaaaaaaattgtttttaataacatttcaatacttattttgatatgaaagcttataccaattcagaaaatttagttcttaacatgtcttctgtatatgtatatgaaaactatttgtgttgaattttatttgagtttgaaatatttttaagaaatctatactcattaaTGGTAAATGAGTAAATGTAAAATGGTAAATTTGGTGAGGCAGGTTCggcatatataaaacatatttttgctgaatttggtttttatatctatataactaagatatttatgagagcttaactattttcagatagggcaatcgtatgggggctatgagaaatGATGTACCCATtcaaatcgactcagaaagtgatccagaacatattggtatactttaaggtgggtattgggacaatatttttgcaagttgcaaacatcagctctttggaacttttttcgaaaaagtttaataacttttgcaaatatatacCGATTTCGACAAGTAATGTttatattgtctttaaaacactgtgtaaaaaaataggttttcatagaaaaaaattaaaataactttgttgaatttgaaaaacgacgaaaaaaatatgcaaaatgtgtgagttagaggtactaaagtactacttaaaactgttttttcaaaataactcaaaattttgaggaagTTTCAAAATCGGTTTTAGTATTCCCTCACCTAGgccattttttacaaaatatactttctttttctggaataaaaaatcgaatattataaagctcttgatttctcaaggagttataaaaactaattcatacaaaaatcggaTAAACATCAAGAATTCTTTGGCAGGTTTCAAAGTAAAATGACATCTTCCAAACAACTTGTTCCAAAATCGATgaatcaacattttgaaaactgacAAATAGATGTAAAAATGCTTGTCGTATGTTATTATGCCAGATTGCAACTTTAGTTTCTTAATCTTAAACTcaacatagtaaaatttagtatttacaatataatttaattttttttatggtgacAAAATTGGGGATTTTTTGGGGACATCGACTTTCAGATTGGGGACATAAGGTAAACTTTGTCTGGCAAAACTGTATGATGGTATCTTGAGATTAAATCTCCCAAAACGAGTAAAAGTTATTGGCTTCGCTGATGATATAGCCCTGGTGATAGTGGCAAAAACTATTAACGATGTTAAGACAGTTTCCGAAAGTAGTATCCATGTGGTACGGTCATGGCTCAGTAAAATGGGTCTGTCGTAATCTGAGCACAAGACGGAAGCAGTACTCATATCCAGTCGTCGAATGGTGGAATATATAAATCTTCAAGTTGGAAGCTGTGAAATAGGTACAAAGGATTGTCTCAAATACCTGGGTGTTGTGATAGATAACCGTTTGTCATTTAAACATCACCTAAAGTACGTGAGGCATAAAGCCACAAGAATATGTACGGCGCTATGCAGGATAATGCCGAATACACGGGGcccaaaatatttaagaagAAAAGTATTAGCTGGGGTTGTTAAGAGTGTAATTCTCTATGCTGCTCCAATATGGGCGGAATCCACCAGTCTAAGGACCTACAGCGGTAATATTAGCTCTGTGTACAGACTTGCAGCACTGCGAGTGTGTTCTGCATATAGAACTGTATCGGATGAAGCAGCCTGTATAATTGCTGCCATGATACCAGTCGATATATTGGCAAGAGATGCGAAATATGAATTCGAAGCACGCATTGGGAAATAGTACAGATATTAGCGATATTAGAAGAAACAGTATGGCGGAGTGGCAAATAAATTGGACAACATCTGCGAAAGGGAGATGGACATATACGCTTATCCCAAATGTGGAATTATGGTGTGGAAGACGACCCTGAACTACTACCTGACCCAATTCTTTAGTGGACACGGCTGCTTCCGTTCATACCTATACCGTTTTGGACTTGATAGCTCTCTATATTGTCCGCGTTGTGTTGACGATGAAGAGGATCCGAATCATGTGTTTTTTGTGTGCCCACGTTTTGAATCTGAGAGAACGGAGATATTTGTGCAAGTAACATAGTCATAGCTGCCAGatttgacgatttatcgtcattttgacgatttttggtttcaaaaatagcaatttgacgGTTTTACGATATCTTTCTCGAAAATGACGATTTTctgaattatgaaaatatgatactattttatgatttggtgaatatttagatttagaattttgtcaaataaaatttttagattttaaataaattgttataaataaattactgaaatacaACGGGAAAATTCTAAAGCAACcttttctattttgaaaaaatttattcagaatataatgactagggggcggattttcatgcatttattattggaaaatatgcgcctaaaatatgcttaaaaaaaatcaaaatatgacctaaaaatttaaaaaatatgcacttatatttttgtgcagaaacataaaataattaagtatggaattcgaaatgtccaaaaaaatacacaacactgttgccagcagttagaactctttaaattataccaggaattaaacaatt
The nucleotide sequence above comes from Calliphora vicina chromosome 1, idCalVici1.1, whole genome shotgun sequence. Encoded proteins:
- the LOC135948944 gene encoding uncharacterized protein LOC135948944, producing the protein MSLSEEEFVSPPTSPSLEISRVSVKIPPFWKTNPKLWFSQIESHFFNSGISQDATKYHALVGSVESDILNAVSHIIENPPTQNMYGTLKSALLNEFQDSEEKRLQKLLENIQLGDKRPSTLLREMRQLLSGKMSDDMLKSLWFQRLPATLKAVLSISSDSLDKLAFMADKINDQLDSSSLCQVSTPIQTPFEQLEKQISELIQQR